One Methylophaga marina DNA window includes the following coding sequences:
- the rluD gene encoding 23S rRNA pseudouridine(1911/1915/1917) synthase RluD yields MSEKIQLEDIIPENLMGMRIDQALAKMFPEYSRGQLTKWLKAGDVLVNGQLLKPKESIQGGEKVTIGTELQVQDESWKAESIALDIIYEDVDVIIINKPAGMVVHPGAGNHQGTLVNALLAHAPQLANIPRAGIVHRIDKATTGLLMIAKTLTAHNSLVSQLQARTVKREYLAVAYDVFTAGGTVDEAIGRHNIDRKRMAVSATGKPSVTHYRVEQRYRAHTLIKCKLETGRTHQIRVHMAHIRHPLLGDPVYGGRLKQAKGMTETCREVIHNFRRQALHAGLLGFVHPTTGEEVSWQIDLPEDMQQLVDALAADAEITDSL; encoded by the coding sequence ATGTCAGAAAAAATTCAACTAGAAGATATTATTCCGGAAAACTTGATGGGTATGCGTATCGATCAGGCTTTAGCCAAAATGTTTCCCGAATATTCTCGTGGTCAACTGACAAAATGGCTGAAAGCGGGTGATGTCCTCGTTAACGGGCAACTTCTCAAACCTAAAGAAAGCATTCAGGGCGGAGAAAAAGTCACCATAGGCACTGAGCTACAAGTACAGGATGAAAGCTGGAAGGCAGAGTCCATCGCGCTCGACATTATCTATGAAGATGTCGATGTCATCATTATTAACAAACCTGCCGGCATGGTCGTTCATCCCGGTGCAGGCAATCACCAAGGCACGCTCGTCAATGCCTTATTAGCCCATGCTCCCCAATTAGCCAACATCCCACGTGCGGGGATTGTTCATCGTATCGATAAAGCCACCACGGGCCTGCTGATGATAGCCAAGACCTTAACAGCCCATAACTCACTGGTATCGCAACTGCAGGCACGCACAGTTAAACGTGAATACCTCGCTGTAGCGTACGATGTTTTTACCGCGGGTGGAACTGTTGATGAGGCTATCGGTCGACATAACATTGATAGGAAAAGAATGGCCGTAAGTGCGACAGGTAAACCCTCCGTCACACATTATCGTGTCGAGCAGCGTTATCGGGCTCATACTCTGATCAAATGTAAGCTTGAAACCGGACGGACGCATCAGATTCGCGTGCATATGGCGCACATCAGGCATCCTTTGTTAGGTGACCCAGTCTATGGCGGCCGTTTAAAACAAGCCAAAGGCATGACCGAGACGTGTCGTGAGGTTATTCATAACTTCCGCCGTCAAGCCTTACATGCCGGTTTGCTGGGTTTTGTGCATCCCACAACAGGCGAAGAAGTCTCATGGCAAATCGATTTGCCTGAGGATATGCAACAGTTAGTCGATGCGCTGGCAGCAGATGCAGAAATAACTGACTCACTTTAA
- the mutM gene encoding bifunctional DNA-formamidopyrimidine glycosylase/DNA-(apurinic or apyrimidinic site) lyase: MPELPEVETTRRGIQPFIENQSITKMVVRHRGLRWPIPEGLESIVKDQRVNSIERRAKYLLLHCDNGTLIIHLGMSGRLRVLDNDDHINKHDHVDIFFDNGYVLRFTDTRRFGAILWTNEPYEQHALISHLGPEPLSEQFDVNYLHQRAKGRTSPIKTFIMNGEVVVGVGNIYANEALFMAGIHPSTPAGKVSKKNLSRLVEAIKQVLEKALLAGGTTLRDFRKSDGNPGYFAQELHVYGREGLACLRCQTPISLIKQAQRATYFCSQCQPR, translated from the coding sequence ATGCCTGAACTGCCAGAAGTAGAAACCACGCGACGTGGTATTCAACCCTTTATTGAGAATCAATCCATCACAAAAATGGTGGTACGTCACCGAGGATTACGCTGGCCAATTCCAGAAGGATTAGAATCCATCGTTAAAGATCAACGGGTAAACAGTATAGAGCGCCGGGCAAAATACTTGTTGTTGCACTGTGACAATGGCACATTGATTATCCATTTGGGCATGTCAGGACGTTTACGCGTACTCGATAATGATGACCACATCAATAAACATGATCATGTCGATATCTTTTTTGATAACGGTTATGTATTGAGATTTACTGACACTCGCCGTTTTGGCGCCATACTCTGGACGAACGAGCCTTATGAGCAACATGCGCTTATCAGTCATCTAGGTCCGGAGCCACTATCAGAACAGTTTGATGTCAACTACTTACATCAACGCGCTAAGGGTCGGACCAGCCCAATTAAAACATTTATTATGAATGGTGAAGTCGTAGTAGGTGTAGGTAATATATACGCCAATGAAGCCCTGTTTATGGCTGGTATTCATCCAAGTACGCCTGCCGGAAAAGTCAGTAAAAAGAATCTATCTCGATTAGTCGAGGCCATTAAGCAGGTTTTGGAAAAAGCCCTACTCGCCGGGGGAACAACCCTACGCGATTTCAGAAAAAGTGATGGAAACCCAGGCTATTTTGCGCAAGAACTTCATGTATATGGACGAGAAGGCTTAGCCTGTTTACGCTGCCAAACCCCAATCAGTCTGATTAAGCAGGCGCAAAGAGCCACTTATTTCTGTAGTCAGTGCCAGCCACGTTGA
- a CDS encoding glucan biosynthesis protein G: protein MPFLLLLSLSVIASPQDKKEVTFSHQTVLDLAKKRAQKPFKIPTQAPISLTRLDAETYQKIRFQQQSAIWGNSPTPFSIQLFAPGFLYKNLVDIDIVESGKSVPINVTESSFKVPNPEIANALAQVGKYAGFRLHYPLSKGQEKNEFIIFQGASYFRAVSKGQLYGISARGLAIDVAEPKGEEHPTFTHFWIERPGKDQTAIVVHALLDSKSVTGAYRFGIYPNDPTRMDVKVTLFPRIDIPHIGLAPLTSMFLHGSMVPAKSTDYRPQVHNSQALAIKTGNGEHLWRPLNNPNSLQISGFMDEHTKGFGLIQRDRQFVNYQDLEAHYELRPSLWVEPIEDWGKGQVQLFEIPSNADTNDNIVAYWRPEGGLKKGQTFSYNYRLIWLNDINPMPSKTKIVRSAKGKLFEDGSREMIIDFSRIDVNQLNTISMNASSNHGKIIATKLIANPSIDGARVFLRFQPEDADVAELRLQLMNKDTPISETWLYRWIKPSLFAGE, encoded by the coding sequence ATGCCTTTTCTGTTACTACTGAGCTTAAGCGTCATTGCTTCTCCACAAGATAAAAAAGAGGTGACCTTCAGTCACCAGACCGTATTGGATTTAGCTAAAAAACGTGCTCAGAAACCATTCAAAATCCCCACACAAGCGCCAATATCACTCACACGACTGGATGCTGAAACTTACCAAAAAATCCGGTTTCAGCAACAATCAGCTATCTGGGGTAACAGTCCAACCCCATTCTCCATCCAGCTTTTTGCTCCAGGTTTCTTGTATAAAAACCTGGTCGATATCGATATTGTCGAAAGTGGAAAAAGTGTTCCTATTAATGTTACCGAGTCATCATTCAAGGTCCCTAATCCTGAGATTGCCAACGCGCTTGCTCAAGTAGGTAAATATGCTGGATTCCGGCTTCACTATCCTCTTAGTAAGGGGCAGGAAAAGAATGAATTCATCATTTTTCAAGGAGCCAGCTATTTTCGGGCGGTATCCAAAGGTCAGTTATACGGTATTTCGGCCAGAGGGTTGGCTATTGATGTGGCCGAACCAAAAGGTGAAGAACATCCCACGTTCACTCATTTCTGGATAGAACGTCCGGGAAAAGACCAAACAGCCATTGTTGTCCATGCCCTTCTCGATAGTAAAAGTGTGACCGGAGCATATCGATTCGGTATTTATCCTAATGACCCAACTCGAATGGATGTTAAAGTCACCCTATTTCCACGCATCGATATTCCTCACATCGGTCTCGCCCCGTTAACGTCTATGTTTTTGCATGGCAGTATGGTGCCTGCAAAATCCACTGACTATCGACCACAGGTACATAATTCACAGGCTCTGGCCATAAAAACAGGCAATGGTGAACATCTATGGCGGCCTTTGAATAATCCCAATTCACTACAAATAAGCGGATTCATGGATGAGCATACCAAGGGATTTGGGCTTATCCAGCGTGATAGACAGTTTGTGAACTATCAAGATTTAGAAGCCCACTACGAGCTTCGTCCTTCTTTATGGGTAGAACCTATTGAAGACTGGGGTAAGGGGCAGGTTCAATTGTTTGAGATACCGTCAAATGCTGATACCAATGACAATATTGTCGCTTATTGGCGACCGGAAGGTGGATTAAAGAAAGGTCAGACCTTCAGCTATAACTATCGCTTGATCTGGCTAAATGATATTAACCCAATGCCATCAAAAACAAAGATTGTCCGTAGTGCTAAAGGAAAACTATTTGAAGATGGCAGCAGAGAAATGATCATCGATTTTAGTCGTATTGATGTGAATCAATTGAATACCATCAGTATGAATGCCTCCAGTAATCACGGCAAAATCATTGCAACTAAATTGATTGCAAATCCAAGCATTGATGGTGCTCGCGTATTTCTTCGATTCCAACCTGAAGATGCTGATGTGGCAGAGTTACGTTTGCAGTTGATGAATAAAGACACACCTATCAGTGAAACATGGCTTTACCGTTGGATTAAACCTAGTCTATTTGCAGGCGAGTAA
- the mdoH gene encoding glucans biosynthesis glucosyltransferase MdoH, translating into MKAHKVLPERAPLDMPRHRVNEPGQALRQHSIPFFTSFSTVLSRLFILLVTVGLSVYGIREMHGVLSTNSITSLQWVFLCLFSLNFIWISFAFSQALLGFLINLKPRIIKKAETEPNFKTAILFPVYKEEPGRIVAAIKAMREDLLKQAPGKYAFFILSDTNQANAWLAEEKAFIELFETQNEDCPVYYRRRANNQERKAGNIAHWVSNWGGAYEAMIVLDADSLMSAQSMLTLSRRLAAAPGVGLIQTLPTLISASSLYGKLQQFANHCFGPIYAEGLAAWHGLSSNFWGHNAIIRTRAFAESCSLPILPGKAPFGGHILSHDFIEAALLRRVGWG; encoded by the coding sequence ATGAAAGCACACAAAGTTTTACCGGAACGCGCACCACTAGATATGCCAAGGCATCGTGTTAACGAGCCTGGTCAGGCGTTACGACAACATTCCATCCCCTTTTTCACATCCTTTAGCACCGTCTTGTCACGCTTGTTTATTTTGCTGGTGACAGTTGGCCTTTCGGTCTATGGGATTAGAGAGATGCATGGTGTCCTCAGTACCAACAGCATTACCTCATTACAGTGGGTATTTTTATGTTTATTCAGTTTAAATTTTATCTGGATATCTTTTGCTTTTTCACAAGCCTTGTTAGGCTTTTTGATTAACCTCAAACCCAGAATCATTAAAAAAGCTGAGACAGAACCTAATTTTAAAACCGCGATATTATTCCCCGTCTATAAAGAAGAACCCGGTCGAATCGTAGCGGCCATTAAAGCCATGCGTGAAGACTTATTAAAACAAGCGCCAGGCAAGTATGCTTTTTTTATCTTAAGTGATACCAATCAGGCCAATGCCTGGCTTGCAGAAGAAAAAGCCTTTATTGAACTCTTCGAAACACAAAATGAAGACTGCCCTGTTTATTATCGTCGTCGTGCCAATAATCAGGAACGTAAAGCAGGCAATATCGCACATTGGGTCAGCAACTGGGGCGGTGCATATGAAGCCATGATTGTGCTGGATGCAGACAGTTTGATGAGCGCACAAAGCATGCTGACCCTATCGCGCAGATTGGCAGCAGCACCTGGGGTTGGTTTAATTCAGACATTACCCACCCTCATCAGCGCCAGTAGTCTATATGGCAAGCTACAACAGTTTGCTAATCACTGTTTTGGCCCCATTTATGCCGAAGGTCTGGCTGCCTGGCATGGCCTCTCATCTAACTTCTGGGGACACAATGCCATTATTCGTACCCGGGCTTTTGCTGAATCATGCTCACTACCGATATTGCCAGGCAAAGCACCTTTTGGTGGACATATCCTCAGTCATGATTTTATAGAAGCAGCATTATTACGTCGTGTTGGCTGGGGGTAA
- a CDS encoding c-type cytochrome yields MRFSHFVIAGVVLLLSLVVHAEPRNVALLASACAACHGTNGHSQGGTPSLAGLNKHYFIQQMLAFKNGQRDGTVMMQHAAGYSEEEIRALAHYFSNQK; encoded by the coding sequence ATGCGTTTTTCTCATTTTGTCATCGCTGGGGTGGTATTGCTTTTATCTCTGGTGGTTCACGCCGAGCCACGCAATGTCGCATTACTCGCCTCAGCGTGTGCAGCGTGTCATGGTACAAATGGTCATAGTCAGGGTGGAACGCCTAGCCTTGCCGGCCTTAATAAACATTACTTTATTCAACAAATGCTGGCATTTAAAAATGGTCAGCGTGATGGTACCGTTATGATGCAGCATGCAGCGGGCTATTCTGAGGAAGAAATACGCGCTTTGGCTCACTATTTTTCTAATCAAAAATGA